The Miscanthus floridulus cultivar M001 chromosome 17, ASM1932011v1, whole genome shotgun sequence genome has a window encoding:
- the LOC136516428 gene encoding early nodulin-like protein 18: MALSPARVRSVLMPLLLVAVVAAAVAAAPAVTAADSKWAAPRERHGEHSHKAPAPALPSAAAPAVAPPTPGAAAAPGPATPPQGAEEPAPSPDHSGGAAAVPFAWLTALLVAAGVAAATMV; encoded by the coding sequence ATGGCACTGTCGCCGGCGAGAGTTCGCTCGGTTCTCATGCCCCTGCTGCTCGTGGCCGTGGTTGCTGCCGCCGTTGCTGCGGCGCCGGCCGTGACAGCGGCCGACTCGAAGTGGGCGGCGCCCAGGGAGCGCCACGGAGAGCACTCCCACAAGGCCCCGGCGCCCGCGCTGCCTTCGGCGGCTGCGCCAGCCGTGGCGCCACCCAccccgggggcggcggcggcgcctggccCGGCGACGCCACCTCAGGGAGCGGAGGAGCCCGCCCCATCGCCTGACCACAGCGGCGGTGCGGCTGCTGTGCCGTTCGCGTGGCTGACTGCGCTCCTGGTCGCCGCCGGCGTGGCCGCTGCGACGATGGTCTGA
- the LOC136516241 gene encoding protein transport protein SEC23 D-like isoform X2: MFRRVPGTYQECASCGPRSLILLHLGFHHATALIPGSLFGLMTFSHKIGLYDVQGPIPLVKNVFIPPDLEEDGLPVALEDAMPLHSFLAPVDTCKDRIAAALETLRPTSSWERGAASGQEEDTVLLGGRGFGTAMSALIEYLSSEYGSTFALARVFAFLSGAPDYGSGLLDTRRYGEQYASKGVDADLALLPEQIPFYRDLAAVAVQSGVCIDIFAVTDEYTDLASLKFLSIESGGSLFLYANTDDSTLPQDIYRLLSRPYAFGCVLRLRTSSDFEPGNSYGHFFPDPQYENVQHVICCDSFATYAYDFEFAHNNGFSRHTDPAVVQIAFQYSVIEPVKETSGNGSQSPASYKFCLKRRLRIRTLQYRPASNISEIYDSVDPEVVLHILVHKVILESLDKGVREGRHQVHAWLSLLAARYNQALSSDVRTPLSSIDIDFSQCPQLQTIPQLVFALLRSPLLRLHEEGVHPDYRIYLQCLFSALEPSSLAKAIYPVLVSYSSPDKQAFPRHTLSHAALIMSESPIFLLDTFTNLIVYYSSTADPSIPFPPPRDCLLRTTINRLKQDRCITPKLTFIHGGNDDSTLFESYLIEEQDVDGSGFTTGSGFVAFRESVRNVAGEIIQEEIGS, encoded by the exons AT GTTCCGAAGAGTTCCTGGAACTTATCAAGAGTGCGCTTCTTGCGGCCCTAGAAG TTTGATCCTCCTTCATTTGGGTTTTCACCATGCAACAGCTCTTATTCCGGGCTCCCTATTTGGGCTTATGACATTCAGCCACAAGATTGGGTTGTATGATGTCCAAGGTCCGATTCCACTCGTGAAAAATGTTTTTATTCCTCCGGACTTAGAAGAAGATGGCCTGCCTGTTGCCCTTGAAGATGCCATGCCCCTACACTCTTTTTTGGCCCCA GTTGACACATGCAAGGATCGAATTGCTGCTGCCCTGGAGACACTGCGACCTACATCTTCATGGGAGAGAGGGGCTGCTTCTGGGCAGGAAGAGGATACTGTTTTGCTTGGCGGACGAGGTTTTGGGACAGCCATGTCTGCTTTAATTGAGTACCTAAGTTCAGAATATGGCTCTACTTTTGCTTTAG CTCGGGTATTTGCTTTTCTGTCTGGTGCTCCTGATTATGGATCTGGTCTGCTAGATACCAGGAGATATGGGGAGCAATATGCTAGTAAAGGGGTAGATGCTGACCTTGCATTACTCCCTGAACAGATACCTTTCTACAGAGACCTA GCAGCTGTTGCTGTTCAATCAGGAGTATGCATAGACATATTTGCTGTAACTGATGAATACACTGATTTGGCTTCGTTGAAGTTTTTAAGTATCGAAAGTGGTGGATCTTTATTTCTTTATGCAAATACAGATGATTCAACACTCCCCCAGGACAT ATACCGCTTGCTAAGTCGACCCTATGCATTTGGTTGTGTTCTAAGGCTGAGAACATCTTCAGATTTTGAACCAGGCAATTCT TATGGGCATTTCTTCCCTGACCCTCAATATGAAAATGTGCAACACGTCATCTGCTGTGATTCATTTGCCACTTATGCATATGACTTTGAGTTTGCCCATAACAACGGTTTCTCCAG GCACACAGATCCTGCTGTTGTGCAGATCGCTTTTCAGTACAGTGTGATTGAACCTGTCAAGGAGACATCAGGCAATGGATCACAATCACCTGCAAG TTACAAGTTCTGTCTAAAGAGGCGGTTGAGAATAAGAACATTGCAGTACCGTCCAGCTAGTAATATCAGTGAAATTTATGACAGTGTAGATCCAGAGGTTGTACTGCATATCCTTGTTCATAAG GTTATTTTAGAATCCTTGGATAAAGGTGTTAGAGAAGGCAGGCATCAAGTGCATGCTTGGCTATCCCTCCTTGCAGCCCGGTATAATCAGGCCCTGAGCTCTGATGTGCGAACTCCGCTATCGAGCATAGACATTGACTTCTCGCAGTGCCCACAGCTTCAAACGATACCTCAACTTGTTTTTGCATTGTTGAGAAGTCCTCTTCTTCGCCTGCATGAAGAAGGCGTACACCCAGATTACAGGATATATCTACAATGCCTTTTCAG TGCACTGGAGCCATCTTCTCTAGCTAAAGCCATATATCCGGTTTTAGTATCGTATTCCTCACCTGACAAGCAAGCGTTCCCGCGACACACTCTGAGCCATGCTGCTCTAATAATGAGCGAGAGCCCAATATTTCTTCTCGACACATTTACCAACCTTATTGTTTACTATTCGTCAACTGCTGATCCTTCAATTCCTTTTCCTCCACCCCGTGACT GTCTTTTGAGAACAACGATCAATAGACTGAAGCAGGACAGATGTATAACCCCaaagcttacattcatccatggAGGGAATGATGATTCAACATTGTTTGAGAGCTATCTGATTGAAGAACAAGATGTTGATGGATCAGGCTTTACAACTGGTTCAGGTTTTGTAGCCTTCCGTGAGAGCGTGAGGAATGTTGCAGGAGAAATCATCCAGGAAGAAATTGGAAGTTAG
- the LOC136516241 gene encoding protein transport protein SEC23 D-like isoform X1 has translation MAVRATVSRFPATPEALESCAVQWGVAVTPFAAADERGQPPTTGAGGDRVPRCEHCWAYLSSHCDLERWGWTCALCGTLNGFDDETERRFQRPGACPELNSSFVDLEIPVDEAEGGGDGVQALPVYVAAVDLACSEEFLELIKSALLAALEALIPGSLFGLMTFSHKIGLYDVQGPIPLVKNVFIPPDLEEDGLPVALEDAMPLHSFLAPVDTCKDRIAAALETLRPTSSWERGAASGQEEDTVLLGGRGFGTAMSALIEYLSSEYGSTFALARVFAFLSGAPDYGSGLLDTRRYGEQYASKGVDADLALLPEQIPFYRDLAAVAVQSGVCIDIFAVTDEYTDLASLKFLSIESGGSLFLYANTDDSTLPQDIYRLLSRPYAFGCVLRLRTSSDFEPGNSYGHFFPDPQYENVQHVICCDSFATYAYDFEFAHNNGFSRHTDPAVVQIAFQYSVIEPVKETSGNGSQSPASYKFCLKRRLRIRTLQYRPASNISEIYDSVDPEVVLHILVHKVILESLDKGVREGRHQVHAWLSLLAARYNQALSSDVRTPLSSIDIDFSQCPQLQTIPQLVFALLRSPLLRLHEEGVHPDYRIYLQCLFSALEPSSLAKAIYPVLVSYSSPDKQAFPRHTLSHAALIMSESPIFLLDTFTNLIVYYSSTADPSIPFPPPRDCLLRTTINRLKQDRCITPKLTFIHGGNDDSTLFESYLIEEQDVDGSGFTTGSGFVAFRESVRNVAGEIIQEEIGS, from the exons atggcggtgcgAGCCACGGTCTCCCGCTTCCCGGCCACGCCGGAGGCGCTGGAGTCGTGCGCCGTCCAGTGGGGCGTCGCCGTGACGCccttcgccgccgccgacgagcgCGGCCAGCCCCCGACCACCGGCGCCGGCGGGGACCGCGTCCCACGCTGCGAGCACTGCTGGGCGTACCTGAGCAGCCACTGCGATCTGGAGCGCTGGGGCTGGACCTGCGCGCTCTGCGGCACGCTCAACGGATTCGACGACGAGACCGAGCGACGGTTCCAGCGTCCCGGCGCGTGCCCCGAGCTCAACTCCTCTTTCGTCGACCTCGAGATCCCAG TGGATGAGGCAGAGGGCGGAGGAGACGGCGTGCAGGCGCTGCCTGTTTATGTTGCCGCAGTGGATCTCGCAT GTTCCGAAGAGTTCCTGGAACTTATCAAGAGTGCGCTTCTTGCGGCCCTAGAAG CTCTTATTCCGGGCTCCCTATTTGGGCTTATGACATTCAGCCACAAGATTGGGTTGTATGATGTCCAAGGTCCGATTCCACTCGTGAAAAATGTTTTTATTCCTCCGGACTTAGAAGAAGATGGCCTGCCTGTTGCCCTTGAAGATGCCATGCCCCTACACTCTTTTTTGGCCCCA GTTGACACATGCAAGGATCGAATTGCTGCTGCCCTGGAGACACTGCGACCTACATCTTCATGGGAGAGAGGGGCTGCTTCTGGGCAGGAAGAGGATACTGTTTTGCTTGGCGGACGAGGTTTTGGGACAGCCATGTCTGCTTTAATTGAGTACCTAAGTTCAGAATATGGCTCTACTTTTGCTTTAG CTCGGGTATTTGCTTTTCTGTCTGGTGCTCCTGATTATGGATCTGGTCTGCTAGATACCAGGAGATATGGGGAGCAATATGCTAGTAAAGGGGTAGATGCTGACCTTGCATTACTCCCTGAACAGATACCTTTCTACAGAGACCTA GCAGCTGTTGCTGTTCAATCAGGAGTATGCATAGACATATTTGCTGTAACTGATGAATACACTGATTTGGCTTCGTTGAAGTTTTTAAGTATCGAAAGTGGTGGATCTTTATTTCTTTATGCAAATACAGATGATTCAACACTCCCCCAGGACAT ATACCGCTTGCTAAGTCGACCCTATGCATTTGGTTGTGTTCTAAGGCTGAGAACATCTTCAGATTTTGAACCAGGCAATTCT TATGGGCATTTCTTCCCTGACCCTCAATATGAAAATGTGCAACACGTCATCTGCTGTGATTCATTTGCCACTTATGCATATGACTTTGAGTTTGCCCATAACAACGGTTTCTCCAG GCACACAGATCCTGCTGTTGTGCAGATCGCTTTTCAGTACAGTGTGATTGAACCTGTCAAGGAGACATCAGGCAATGGATCACAATCACCTGCAAG TTACAAGTTCTGTCTAAAGAGGCGGTTGAGAATAAGAACATTGCAGTACCGTCCAGCTAGTAATATCAGTGAAATTTATGACAGTGTAGATCCAGAGGTTGTACTGCATATCCTTGTTCATAAG GTTATTTTAGAATCCTTGGATAAAGGTGTTAGAGAAGGCAGGCATCAAGTGCATGCTTGGCTATCCCTCCTTGCAGCCCGGTATAATCAGGCCCTGAGCTCTGATGTGCGAACTCCGCTATCGAGCATAGACATTGACTTCTCGCAGTGCCCACAGCTTCAAACGATACCTCAACTTGTTTTTGCATTGTTGAGAAGTCCTCTTCTTCGCCTGCATGAAGAAGGCGTACACCCAGATTACAGGATATATCTACAATGCCTTTTCAG TGCACTGGAGCCATCTTCTCTAGCTAAAGCCATATATCCGGTTTTAGTATCGTATTCCTCACCTGACAAGCAAGCGTTCCCGCGACACACTCTGAGCCATGCTGCTCTAATAATGAGCGAGAGCCCAATATTTCTTCTCGACACATTTACCAACCTTATTGTTTACTATTCGTCAACTGCTGATCCTTCAATTCCTTTTCCTCCACCCCGTGACT GTCTTTTGAGAACAACGATCAATAGACTGAAGCAGGACAGATGTATAACCCCaaagcttacattcatccatggAGGGAATGATGATTCAACATTGTTTGAGAGCTATCTGATTGAAGAACAAGATGTTGATGGATCAGGCTTTACAACTGGTTCAGGTTTTGTAGCCTTCCGTGAGAGCGTGAGGAATGTTGCAGGAGAAATCATCCAGGAAGAAATTGGAAGTTAG